A genome region from Alicyclobacillus acidocaldarius subsp. acidocaldarius DSM 446 includes the following:
- a CDS encoding MFS transporter: MDQGPQKPFWRYENGVVLMMFFTFGFVFMERLSVVYLFPYLAPDLKLNNAQLGMIVSVLAICWALSGFFFGTISDFLGSRKNVLVPITLAFSLLSFLTGLAKNFGQMLGIRALMGVSEGPVLPIAQAAVMADSTEARRGFNMGFVQSALGLIGSTFGPLILTWAATKYSWHAGFYVAGIPGLIMFFVLLFFMKEPNKRMSKEELAKSEHRLRKEDFPVVFRTWNIWFTLLIAVLMMTWLFAFTSFAPTFLVEYDHYTGEQMGVISAAMGLGTFFWGFMGPYISDKWGRRPTLVLFSFIAVLSPLVLIFVHGSVALMCVLGFLTCAGQACFPLFMVVIPGESLSPKYVGTAVGLVQMVGELIGGAVMPTVAGVAADHFGLPAPMWIAAAGAFVSGIMAFFMRETAPIRLRRRGQVASEPVQL, encoded by the coding sequence ATGGATCAGGGACCTCAGAAGCCGTTCTGGCGCTATGAGAACGGCGTCGTTCTCATGATGTTCTTCACGTTCGGCTTCGTCTTCATGGAGCGCCTGAGCGTGGTGTATCTGTTTCCCTACTTGGCGCCGGACCTCAAGCTGAACAACGCTCAACTCGGCATGATCGTGTCGGTTCTCGCGATTTGCTGGGCGCTCTCCGGGTTCTTCTTCGGCACGATTTCAGACTTTTTGGGATCGCGCAAGAACGTGCTCGTTCCCATCACCCTGGCCTTTTCGCTGCTGTCCTTCCTCACGGGTCTCGCGAAGAATTTCGGCCAAATGCTCGGCATTCGCGCCCTGATGGGTGTGTCGGAAGGCCCGGTTCTGCCCATCGCGCAGGCCGCCGTGATGGCCGACTCGACGGAGGCGAGGCGCGGCTTCAACATGGGCTTTGTCCAGAGCGCGCTCGGCCTCATCGGCTCGACGTTCGGCCCGCTCATTCTCACGTGGGCGGCCACGAAGTACTCCTGGCACGCCGGCTTTTACGTCGCGGGTATCCCGGGACTCATCATGTTCTTCGTGCTTCTCTTCTTCATGAAAGAGCCCAACAAGCGCATGTCGAAAGAGGAGCTTGCGAAGAGCGAACACCGCTTGCGCAAAGAGGACTTCCCGGTGGTGTTCCGGACGTGGAACATCTGGTTCACCCTGCTCATCGCGGTCCTCATGATGACCTGGCTGTTCGCCTTCACGTCGTTCGCGCCGACGTTCCTCGTCGAGTACGATCACTACACGGGCGAGCAGATGGGCGTCATCTCTGCAGCGATGGGCCTGGGGACGTTCTTCTGGGGCTTCATGGGCCCGTACATTTCTGACAAGTGGGGGCGCCGGCCGACGCTGGTGCTGTTCTCCTTCATCGCCGTGCTTTCGCCGCTCGTGCTCATCTTCGTGCACGGCTCGGTCGCGCTCATGTGCGTGCTTGGCTTTCTCACCTGTGCCGGGCAGGCGTGTTTCCCGCTGTTCATGGTGGTCATCCCGGGCGAGTCGCTGTCGCCGAAATACGTGGGCACCGCGGTGGGGCTGGTTCAGATGGTCGGCGAGCTCATCGGCGGCGCGGTGATGCCCACCGTCGCAGGCGTGGCCGCGGATCACTTCGGGCTGCCGGCACCCATGTGGATTGCGGCGGCGGGCGCCTTTGTAAGCGGCATCATGGCGTTCTTCATGCGTGAGACCGCTCCCATCCGCCTGCGCCGCCGCGGCCAGGTGGCGAGCGAACCGGTTCAACTTTGA